Proteins encoded by one window of Lycium barbarum isolate Lr01 chromosome 11, ASM1917538v2, whole genome shotgun sequence:
- the LOC132617523 gene encoding large ribosomal subunit protein uL6m-like — translation MEAKFFRFLKTVGVGCKAKAESQGRLLYLKLGCSHEVELTVPPAVRVFCFKPNIICCAGIDEDRVQQFAAAVRSCKPPEVYEGKGIMYIDEVIKKKQGKKSK, via the coding sequence ATGGAAGCTAAATTTTTTCGCTTTCTCAAGACTGTTGGGGTCGGTTGCAAGGCTAAAGCAGAATCTCAAGGCCGTCTCTTATACCTCAAGCTTGGTTGCAGCCATGAGGTTGAACTGACCGTTCCACCTGCTGTTCGTGTGTTCTGTTTCAAACCTAATATCATATGTTGTGCTGGTATTGACGAGGACAGGGTGCAGCAGTTTGCTGCTGCTGTAAGAAGTTGTAAGCCTCCTGAAGTTTATGAAGGCAAAGGGATAATGTACATTGATGAAGTCATAAAAAAGAAGCAGGGAAAGAAATCAAAGTAA
- the LOC132617522 gene encoding late embryogenesis abundant protein ECP63-like isoform X2, with translation MLCVCKFKLTSIFQNADPQKMHFTCAFWMSQHRCDDFFRRFHLVGFMLAQIKLCSMYQEDVKDAASDARETISSTVYEASQKASGMANMASDKLGDAKNVASEKANQAMDATAEMAHSASERGKHSASDVYDFVSKKADDANNKAKEIAHDAYDPTSDKAGYAMNTTSDMAADAQEGAKHKASKAYEFATRKVDDGMKIASQMGSNAKGKAGQAMDKTWDMAGKAKDSAYDAYGYTSDKMNQAKETASQMGSDAKGKAGQAMDKTSDMAGKAKDSAYDAYGYTSDKMNQAKETASKMGSDAMGMAGQAMDKTSDMEGKAKDGANDAYGYTSDKMNQAKEKASSSVVNAKDTVKDKASKAYDQTIKMATDAKDSMRDVLTEGKDKAFNQYEDAKSKVHETCKYAKDTMTEQAKEKYEAAKEKASDAAGNLGQKMRSTEL, from the exons ATGCTTTGTGTGTGCAAATTTAAAttaacttcaatatttcaaaacGCGGATCCTCAAAAAATGCATTTTACGTGTGCATTTTGGATGAGCCAACATAGGTGCGATGACTTTTTTCGGAGGTTCCACCTAGTTGGTTTCATGTTAGCTCAAATCAAACTTTGCTCAAT GTATCAAGAAGATGTGAAAGATGCAGCATCAGATGCTAGAGAGACTATAAGTTCTACTGTGTATG AGGCTTCTCAAAAGGCTAGCGGAATGGCAAACATGGCATCTGACAAATTAGGTGATGCAAAGAATGTTGCTTCCGAGAAGGCAAATCAAGCTATGGATGCAACAGCCGAGATGGCTCATTCTGCCTCAGAGAGAGGGAAACACAGTGCATCCGATGTGTACGACTTTGTATCCAAGAAAGCAG ATGATGCCAACAATAAAGCGAAAGAGATAGCTCATGATGCTTATGACCCCACCTCCGATAAGGCAGGGTATGCAATGAACACGACCTCTGACATGGCAGCCGATGCCCAAGAAGGAGCAAAACATAAAGCTTCCAAGGCCTATGAATTTGCCACTCGGAAAGTGGATGATGGAATGAAGATAGCTTCACAAATGGGCAGCAACGCCAAGGGGAAAGCAGGTCAAGCCATGGACAAGACTTGGGACATGGCGGGCAAGGCCAAAGATAGTGCCTATGATGCTTACGGATACACCTCCGATAAGATGAATCAAGCAAAGGAAACGGCTTCACAAATGGGCAGCGACGCCAAGGGGAAAGCAGGTCAAGCCATGGACAAGACTTCAGACATGGCGGGCAAGGCTAAAGATAGCGCCTATGATGCTTACGGATACACATCCGATAAGATGAATCAAGCAAAGGAAACGGCTTCAAAAATGGGCAGCGACGCCATGGGAATGGCAGGTCAAGCCATGGACAAGACTTCGGACATGGAGGGCAAGGCCAAAGATGGCGCCAATGATGCTTACGGATACACATCCGATAAGATGAATCAAGCAAAGGAAAAGGCTTCTAGTAGTGTTGTTAATGCAAAAGACACGGTGAAAGATAAAGCGTCCAAAGCCTATGACCAAACCATAAAAATGGCTACTGATGCAAAAGACTCGATGAGGGATGTATTGACGGAAGGGAAAGATAAAGCTTTCAATCAATATGAAGATGCCAAATCAAAGGTTCACGAAACTTGTAAGTATGCGAAGGATACTATGACTGAGCAAGCTAAGGAAAAGTATGAAGCTGCTAAAGAGAAGGCTTCAGATGCTGCTGGCAACCTTGGCCAAAAGATGAGAAGTACAGAACTATGA
- the LOC132617522 gene encoding uncharacterized protein LOC132617522 isoform X1 gives MGRTMLFVLCVATMLCVCWCSVENAKQRTNLATGEMNIEGEKAKQSASEAMQSAKAKADELGDWASGKFSQYQEDVKDAASDARETISSTVYEASQKASGMANMASDKLGDAKNVASEKANQAMDATAEMAHSASERGKHSASDVYDFVSKKADDANNKAKEIAHDAYDPTSDKAGYAMNTTSDMAADAQEGAKHKASKAYEFATRKVDDGMKIASQMGSNAKGKAGQAMDKTWDMAGKAKDSAYDAYGYTSDKMNQAKETASQMGSDAKGKAGQAMDKTSDMAGKAKDSAYDAYGYTSDKMNQAKETASKMGSDAMGMAGQAMDKTSDMEGKAKDGANDAYGYTSDKMNQAKEKASSSVVNAKDTVKDKASKAYDQTIKMATDAKDSMRDVLTEGKDKAFNQYEDAKSKVHETCKYAKDTMTEQAKEKYEAAKEKASDAAGNLGQKMRSTEL, from the exons ATGGGTAGGACAATGTTGTTTGTACTATGTGTGGCGACGATGttatgtgtgtgttggtgttcCGTGGAGAATGCGAAACAGAGAACGAATTTGGCTACCGGAGAGATGAATATCGAAGGTGAAAAGGCTAAACAAAGTGCTTCGGAAGCAATGCAAAGTGCTAAAGCGAAGGCAGATGAATTGGGTGATTGGGCCTCTGGCAAATTCTCCCA GTATCAAGAAGATGTGAAAGATGCAGCATCAGATGCTAGAGAGACTATAAGTTCTACTGTGTATG AGGCTTCTCAAAAGGCTAGCGGAATGGCAAACATGGCATCTGACAAATTAGGTGATGCAAAGAATGTTGCTTCCGAGAAGGCAAATCAAGCTATGGATGCAACAGCCGAGATGGCTCATTCTGCCTCAGAGAGAGGGAAACACAGTGCATCCGATGTGTACGACTTTGTATCCAAGAAAGCAG ATGATGCCAACAATAAAGCGAAAGAGATAGCTCATGATGCTTATGACCCCACCTCCGATAAGGCAGGGTATGCAATGAACACGACCTCTGACATGGCAGCCGATGCCCAAGAAGGAGCAAAACATAAAGCTTCCAAGGCCTATGAATTTGCCACTCGGAAAGTGGATGATGGAATGAAGATAGCTTCACAAATGGGCAGCAACGCCAAGGGGAAAGCAGGTCAAGCCATGGACAAGACTTGGGACATGGCGGGCAAGGCCAAAGATAGTGCCTATGATGCTTACGGATACACCTCCGATAAGATGAATCAAGCAAAGGAAACGGCTTCACAAATGGGCAGCGACGCCAAGGGGAAAGCAGGTCAAGCCATGGACAAGACTTCAGACATGGCGGGCAAGGCTAAAGATAGCGCCTATGATGCTTACGGATACACATCCGATAAGATGAATCAAGCAAAGGAAACGGCTTCAAAAATGGGCAGCGACGCCATGGGAATGGCAGGTCAAGCCATGGACAAGACTTCGGACATGGAGGGCAAGGCCAAAGATGGCGCCAATGATGCTTACGGATACACATCCGATAAGATGAATCAAGCAAAGGAAAAGGCTTCTAGTAGTGTTGTTAATGCAAAAGACACGGTGAAAGATAAAGCGTCCAAAGCCTATGACCAAACCATAAAAATGGCTACTGATGCAAAAGACTCGATGAGGGATGTATTGACGGAAGGGAAAGATAAAGCTTTCAATCAATATGAAGATGCCAAATCAAAGGTTCACGAAACTTGTAAGTATGCGAAGGATACTATGACTGAGCAAGCTAAGGAAAAGTATGAAGCTGCTAAAGAGAAGGCTTCAGATGCTGCTGGCAACCTTGGCCAAAAGATGAGAAGTACAGAACTATGA